From the Candidatus Thorarchaeota archaeon genome, one window contains:
- a CDS encoding phosphotransacetylase family protein, protein MTSKSQSRDDQMAQNIMISGQTLTGKTMVAIALASKLRDNGKSVGYFKPVGKKSFERSHDFDVDVDEDALVMKDVLDLSTNLGCICPVVRTHSSYDEFLKIGHDNLLEKIQECYNKAAEGKEIVLLEGTKAPWHLLHVGLSTPQIAKHFDCKVICLVNFPDVSAIDDVLHQRDLFKQHGIDHVSVILNMVPPMLKSAVTEDIIPFLRKEGVTFCGVVYKHRELFSPSLGEIKRALDGEMLIGEDMEDILIDQFQIGSMGYQHALKWFRRAKDKAVITGGDRSDICLAALETDTNLLILTGGLGPDIRTISKAKEKEVPIMMTAHDTYTTGKIVDDLVGTVTAENKKKIRAVEKIIGENVSLECIGL, encoded by the coding sequence TTGACGTCAAAATCACAATCTCGGGATGATCAAATGGCTCAGAATATCATGATTAGTGGGCAAACGCTCACTGGAAAGACAATGGTTGCTATTGCGTTGGCCTCGAAGCTACGTGACAATGGCAAGTCGGTTGGCTATTTCAAGCCGGTGGGCAAGAAAAGCTTCGAACGAAGCCATGATTTCGATGTGGATGTCGACGAGGATGCTCTTGTTATGAAGGATGTTCTCGACCTTTCCACAAATCTGGGCTGTATCTGCCCTGTTGTTAGAACCCACTCGAGCTACGATGAGTTCCTGAAAATTGGCCATGACAACCTCCTAGAGAAGATCCAAGAATGCTATAACAAAGCTGCAGAAGGAAAGGAAATTGTTCTCTTGGAAGGGACGAAAGCCCCTTGGCATCTGCTTCATGTTGGTCTTTCAACACCTCAAATCGCCAAGCATTTCGATTGCAAGGTAATTTGTCTTGTTAATTTCCCTGACGTTTCAGCTATTGACGATGTGTTGCATCAACGAGACCTCTTCAAACAGCATGGTATCGATCATGTTAGTGTCATCTTGAATATGGTTCCTCCTATGCTTAAATCAGCGGTGACAGAGGATATCATTCCTTTTCTAAGAAAAGAGGGCGTGACATTCTGTGGGGTCGTTTACAAGCATCGCGAGCTTTTCAGTCCGAGTCTCGGTGAGATTAAGCGTGCTCTTGATGGTGAGATGCTTATTGGTGAGGATATGGAAGACATACTCATTGACCAGTTTCAAATCGGATCTATGGGCTACCAGCATGCATTGAAATGGTTCAGGCGTGCCAAGGATAAGGCTGTTATTACTGGTGGTGACAGGTCTGATATATGTCTGGCCGCCTTGGAAACTGATACGAACCTATTGATTCTCACCGGAGGGCTTGGACCTGATATCCGAACCATATCCAAAGCGAAAGAGAAGGAAGTTCCCATCATGATGACCGCCCATGATACGTATACAACGGGCAAGATTGTGGATGATTTGGTTGGAACAGTAACTGCAGAAAACAAGAAGAAGATTCGGGCAGTAGAGAAAATCATCGGGGAGAATGTCAGTCTTGAGTGCATCGGTCTGTAG
- a CDS encoding acetate--CoA ligase family protein — protein MDKQSLIATLFRPDSIAVIGASATKGKLGNSVVRNLLDSGYDGRIYPVNPKGGEILGLQVFRSVGDIPGDVDVAVIVIPARFVLEVVEECGEKGVEALVVITAGFKEVGHEGQEAERKMVEIAKQYDMIVQGPNCLGIINTSEPYNASFAAGTPEKGIIAFASQSGALMTGILDYSLMEKIGFSKFVSLGNKALLDESDFLKAFGNDSDSHFILLYIENVTDGKQFMEVAKEVVKKKPVFVVKSGVSEAGARAASSHTGSLAGSDTAYTVAFKQCGVIRAESISELFDIANVYDDMGLPAGNRVAIITNAGGPGIITTDACEAMGLEVAQFSSDTIDYLKEHLPPAAALYNPIDALGTAQPEDYTVCMEATLRDPNVDSLIVLLTPQAMTKEAETAQAVVDTHRKFPEKPIVTVFMGGNSMVYPRIVLNEAGIPVFDFPERAVNAIAELYHYTVLRDSLKDETPPKFDVNRETVQEIIREVREDERRVLLGHEAHAIAEAYGIPVAKIKLATSSAEAKEIADELGYPVVLKIASPDIVHKSDVGGIEIGLETPEEVEEAFLRIVENAREGRPKAIIYGVDVQEMADQGKELIVGCSRDVQFGPLVMFGAGGVYVNFLEDVAFRLAPMTRTDAKALINETKISTLLKGVRGEPPSDVGALEDTILRISQLVTDFSDIVELDINPVFAYKQNEGVAAVDVKITISG, from the coding sequence ATGGATAAGCAAAGTCTTATTGCAACTCTGTTTCGTCCTGATTCGATAGCTGTAATTGGGGCTTCAGCTACAAAGGGTAAACTGGGTAACTCGGTCGTGCGGAACCTACTTGATAGCGGTTATGATGGACGCATATATCCTGTCAATCCAAAAGGCGGCGAAATACTGGGTCTTCAGGTTTTCAGGTCAGTTGGTGATATCCCTGGAGATGTAGATGTCGCAGTCATAGTGATTCCCGCAAGATTCGTATTAGAGGTTGTAGAAGAGTGCGGTGAGAAAGGAGTTGAAGCTCTTGTTGTCATAACTGCTGGTTTCAAAGAAGTAGGACATGAAGGTCAAGAAGCCGAGCGTAAGATGGTTGAGATAGCCAAGCAATATGATATGATTGTGCAGGGGCCGAACTGCTTGGGAATCATCAATACAAGTGAACCCTATAATGCCTCATTTGCTGCTGGAACTCCTGAGAAAGGCATAATCGCCTTCGCGTCGCAATCCGGTGCGCTCATGACTGGGATTCTCGACTATTCATTGATGGAAAAGATTGGATTCTCGAAATTCGTGAGTCTCGGCAACAAAGCATTGCTAGATGAATCTGATTTCCTCAAGGCTTTCGGCAATGATTCCGATTCGCATTTCATTCTACTCTATATTGAGAATGTGACTGATGGAAAACAATTCATGGAGGTTGCAAAGGAAGTCGTTAAGAAGAAACCAGTTTTTGTGGTGAAATCTGGAGTAAGTGAAGCTGGCGCTCGAGCGGCATCTTCTCATACTGGTTCACTTGCTGGAAGTGATACCGCCTATACTGTAGCTTTCAAACAATGTGGTGTAATTCGCGCCGAAAGCATATCTGAGCTTTTCGATATTGCGAATGTCTATGATGATATGGGTCTACCAGCTGGTAATCGAGTAGCCATTATTACCAATGCTGGAGGTCCAGGGATTATCACCACTGATGCCTGTGAAGCGATGGGTCTGGAGGTTGCACAGTTCTCATCCGACACCATAGATTATCTGAAAGAACATCTCCCACCTGCTGCCGCTCTCTATAACCCAATTGATGCCCTGGGAACAGCCCAACCTGAGGATTACACTGTATGTATGGAGGCTACTCTGCGAGACCCTAATGTGGACTCTCTTATCGTTCTTTTAACTCCTCAGGCCATGACCAAGGAAGCAGAAACAGCACAGGCTGTAGTTGACACTCACAGAAAATTTCCGGAGAAGCCTATCGTGACTGTCTTCATGGGCGGCAATTCAATGGTTTATCCCAGAATCGTGTTGAACGAAGCTGGGATTCCTGTGTTCGATTTTCCTGAACGGGCTGTCAATGCAATTGCAGAGCTCTATCACTATACCGTGCTTCGAGACAGCTTGAAAGACGAAACACCCCCGAAATTTGATGTGAATCGCGAAACAGTGCAGGAGATTATTCGGGAGGTTCGAGAGGATGAGAGACGGGTTCTACTTGGACATGAAGCACATGCAATAGCTGAGGCATATGGAATTCCCGTAGCAAAGATTAAGCTTGCCACAAGTTCCGCAGAAGCAAAAGAGATTGCTGATGAGCTTGGATATCCCGTGGTCCTCAAGATTGCCAGCCCTGACATAGTTCATAAGAGTGATGTTGGTGGTATTGAGATAGGGCTTGAAACACCGGAGGAGGTTGAGGAAGCTTTCTTACGGATTGTTGAAAATGCGCGCGAGGGGCGGCCTAAGGCTATTATCTACGGTGTTGATGTCCAAGAAATGGCGGACCAAGGCAAGGAATTGATAGTAGGTTGTTCGCGAGATGTCCAATTTGGCCCTCTAGTCATGTTTGGTGCAGGGGGTGTCTATGTGAACTTCTTGGAAGATGTAGCTTTTCGATTGGCTCCAATGACAAGAACCGATGCGAAGGCATTGATTAACGAAACTAAAATCTCGACTTTGCTGAAAGGTGTTAGAGGCGAACCACCAAGCGATGTTGGTGCTCTTGAAGATACGATTCTTCGCATAAGTCAATTAGTGACTGATTTCAGTGATATTGTGGAACTTGATATCAATCCGGTTTTCGCCTACAAACAAAACGAAGGAGTTGCAGCTGTTGACGTCAAAATCACAATCTCGGGATGA
- a CDS encoding type II toxin-antitoxin system ParD family antitoxin codes for MKLVTLHVPETYVSGLEKLVDSQLYPNRSEAIRIAIRDLLKRELWG; via the coding sequence ATGAAGTTAGTAACTCTCCATGTTCCGGAAACATACGTATCTGGTTTAGAGAAGCTAGTGGATAGTCAGCTCTATCCGAATAGATCGGAAGCGATTCGAATTGCTATCCGTGACCTTCTCAAGCGCGAGCTTTGGGGTTGA
- a CDS encoding NAD-dependent epimerase/dehydratase family protein, producing the protein MNRVLVTGGAGFIGSHLVDRLLDEYEVVVLDDLSGGDRRNIAHHADEEEFRFIEGSITTEEDVATALEGVDTVFHFAAQPDVRLSVDQPLFDFRINVVGTMNILESMRERDINRFIFASSGGTVYGETDVFPTPESTPFRPISNYGAAKGAVEMYLSSYAELYGINSVSMRLANIIGPRSTHGVMYDFYMKLKRDPTRLEVLGDGQQEKSYMYVSDTVDATMLLAEKMPDGYQPVNVGSGERLKVARIAELVRESAGVPEATIDYTGSERGWAGDVVITDIDISLLRSYGWEPEVPLEQGVREYIQWLADRYGSVE; encoded by the coding sequence TTGAATCGTGTACTAGTTACTGGTGGCGCAGGATTCATCGGCAGCCACTTGGTCGATCGGCTGCTTGATGAATACGAGGTAGTAGTTCTAGATGACCTATCTGGAGGAGACCGGCGGAACATTGCACATCATGCTGATGAAGAAGAATTCCGCTTTATTGAAGGATCTATCACTACCGAAGAAGATGTTGCTACCGCCCTAGAAGGTGTAGATACTGTCTTCCATTTTGCCGCTCAACCCGATGTACGATTGAGTGTGGACCAGCCCCTGTTTGATTTTCGAATCAATGTGGTTGGAACTATGAACATTCTGGAAAGCATGCGGGAACGAGATATCAATCGCTTCATCTTTGCAAGTTCTGGGGGCACGGTGTATGGAGAAACAGACGTATTTCCAACGCCCGAGAGTACGCCATTCCGTCCTATCAGCAATTATGGCGCTGCCAAAGGGGCTGTTGAGATGTACTTGTCATCTTACGCAGAATTATACGGTATTAATTCAGTAAGCATGCGTTTGGCCAATATCATTGGCCCTCGATCAACCCACGGTGTGATGTACGATTTCTACATGAAACTGAAGCGAGATCCTACTCGCCTTGAAGTGCTTGGTGACGGTCAGCAAGAGAAGTCATACATGTATGTCAGTGATACTGTTGATGCCACCATGCTTCTCGCGGAGAAAATGCCAGACGGATACCAGCCTGTCAATGTGGGCTCAGGTGAACGATTGAAAGTCGCTAGGATAGCTGAGCTAGTTCGTGAATCCGCAGGTGTTCCAGAGGCCACCATTGATTATACTGGTTCTGAAAGGGGTTGGGCTGGAGATGTTGTAATAACTGATATCGATATCAGCTTGCTCAGATCATATGGGTGGGAACCAGAAGTTCCGCTGGAACAGGGCGTTAGAGAGTACATTCAGTGGCTTGCGGACCGATACGGCTCCGTGGAGTAA
- a CDS encoding YkgJ family cysteine cluster protein, with product MSTSRQQRDDSTTVDVRFECTGCAACCTQENMLVTLTGTDIVRIAKLLDLDAKELLRAIDFYVLSENERVPRGLRKIPSVETEEGRAYVALKKLEDTGCIFLKENKCMIYPYRPGVCKSFPFVFGRKNGELAWGLNAMKHICPGLGKGDYVKASKLQQIGQRVTEEMEIFKEFVKEWNRKEENPTALSFLKAVLSDPRFSV from the coding sequence ATGTCCACCAGCAGGCAACAACGTGATGATAGTACGACCGTCGACGTTCGGTTCGAATGCACAGGTTGTGCCGCCTGTTGTACCCAAGAAAATATGCTTGTGACACTTACAGGTACCGATATTGTGCGAATAGCAAAACTACTCGATTTAGATGCGAAAGAACTGCTGAGGGCGATTGATTTCTACGTTCTATCTGAAAATGAACGCGTTCCACGGGGCCTCAGAAAGATACCTTCTGTTGAAACTGAGGAGGGTAGGGCGTATGTTGCCCTTAAAAAACTCGAAGATACTGGGTGTATATTCCTCAAGGAGAACAAATGCATGATTTATCCCTATCGCCCGGGTGTGTGCAAGTCATTTCCGTTTGTATTTGGGCGAAAGAACGGTGAACTGGCTTGGGGATTGAACGCAATGAAACACATATGTCCGGGATTGGGCAAGGGAGATTACGTAAAAGCCTCGAAGCTGCAACAGATTGGTCAGCGAGTAACGGAAGAGATGGAGATATTCAAAGAATTCGTAAAGGAGTGGAACCGGAAAGAAGAGAATCCCACTGCCCTCTCATTTCTAAAGGCTGTTCTTTCAGATCCTCGATTCAGCGTCTAG
- a CDS encoding pyridoxal phosphate-dependent aminotransferase, producing the protein MAWPSHHMERIPASGTLKMFDLANRLEAEGKKIYHFEVGQPDFDTPQNIINAAKDALDAGHTRYVSARGHPPLRKAIADRYANRGMDFDPEKQVVVTPGAKMALFGAILSTIDSGDDVLVLAPAWPTYRVLTRTAGGIPVDVSTDSDYRLDRESLKAALNKDVRGLVINSPNNPTGGVINKDDLRFIHDLAIDHDIVVFSDEIYEELVYDGFEQPSMLEIDPALEHTVIINGFSKSYAMTGWRLGYAIGNEVTIDNMVRVQQNTTSCATSFVQYAGVEALEGDQGGIDEMRTAYQKRRNRIVDMFCDIEGVGCVNPAGAFYVFPDFSYYGISSATLAEMLLLKVGVTSVPGAVFGTDYDSNLRFSFATDMDTIEEGVAQVKEYLQTLV; encoded by the coding sequence ATGGCATGGCCATCGCACCACATGGAGCGCATTCCTGCTTCTGGGACTTTGAAAATGTTTGACTTGGCGAACAGGTTAGAGGCCGAGGGTAAGAAAATCTACCATTTTGAGGTAGGTCAACCTGATTTCGATACTCCTCAGAATATCATCAATGCAGCAAAAGATGCACTTGATGCTGGGCACACCCGATATGTTTCAGCAAGAGGTCATCCTCCACTGCGAAAAGCAATAGCGGATAGATATGCTAATCGTGGAATGGATTTCGATCCTGAGAAACAGGTTGTTGTCACCCCAGGTGCAAAAATGGCTCTTTTTGGAGCTATATTGTCCACCATCGATAGCGGAGATGATGTTCTTGTTCTGGCGCCTGCGTGGCCAACATACCGCGTACTCACAAGAACAGCTGGTGGAATCCCCGTTGATGTTTCAACTGATTCTGATTATCGGCTCGATAGGGAATCTCTGAAGGCAGCTCTAAACAAAGATGTTCGAGGACTTGTAATTAACAGTCCAAACAATCCAACAGGTGGCGTCATAAACAAGGACGACCTTCGTTTCATTCATGATCTCGCTATAGACCATGACATAGTTGTCTTTTCAGATGAAATCTATGAAGAACTGGTTTATGATGGATTTGAACAACCATCTATGCTGGAAATCGATCCTGCCCTTGAACATACTGTCATCATCAATGGTTTTTCCAAGAGTTATGCGATGACCGGATGGCGTCTTGGATACGCTATCGGGAACGAGGTGACTATTGACAATATGGTTCGTGTCCAACAGAACACAACTTCTTGTGCGACATCATTCGTTCAATATGCTGGTGTTGAAGCTCTTGAAGGTGATCAAGGTGGTATCGACGAAATGAGAACCGCATACCAGAAGAGGCGCAATCGGATTGTGGATATGTTCTGCGATATAGAGGGTGTCGGTTGTGTGAATCCTGCAGGCGCATTCTATGTTTTTCCAGATTTTTCGTATTATGGCATAAGCAGTGCAACTCTCGCAGAGATGTTGCTTCTGAAAGTTGGTGTTACATCAGTTCCCGGGGCTGTATTTGGCACTGACTATGATAGTAATCTACGCTTCAGCTTTGCAACAGACATGGATACCATTGAAGAAGGAGTTGCACAGGTAAAAGAATACTTACAAACTCTCGTGTGA
- a CDS encoding DUF362 domain-containing protein, with the protein MPNGSMISGSQVAIAVRRNPRETLNKALSKLSEPLPFQRPLERILVKPSVYNPDLPGNTSLELLEAIVYSFERVAPIYILESDNPVRSAWEAFSESGYDKLESKRVNLVNLSEAELYPTDMPGNFFEQKDMPKLLSGNTFMINVATPKIEPKVSNYSGAIKNLFGLLPEKDKSVYHERISDVLMDLLLVFQPDFSIMDLGEIVVGPRENRETRHLGGVALSLDIVGLDAFCAGLYGVDPLGVDYLLRAYHEGLGEAMLDRIQILGTEHQKEQLMETFSKFS; encoded by the coding sequence ATGCCCAATGGAAGTATGATTTCAGGGTCACAGGTGGCTATTGCTGTTCGTAGAAACCCTCGAGAGACATTAAACAAAGCCCTTTCGAAGCTTTCTGAGCCTTTGCCCTTCCAGAGGCCCTTGGAACGGATTTTGGTAAAACCCTCAGTATACAACCCAGATTTGCCCGGGAATACTTCGCTTGAGCTACTTGAAGCAATCGTTTATTCGTTTGAACGAGTCGCACCTATCTACATACTGGAAAGCGATAATCCTGTTAGAAGCGCTTGGGAAGCTTTTTCAGAAAGCGGATATGACAAATTAGAGTCCAAACGTGTCAATCTTGTTAATCTGTCGGAGGCCGAATTGTATCCAACCGATATGCCTGGAAACTTCTTTGAGCAGAAAGATATGCCCAAGCTGCTATCTGGGAATACTTTCATGATCAACGTCGCAACACCGAAGATTGAACCTAAAGTCTCTAATTATAGTGGCGCCATCAAGAATCTCTTCGGTTTGTTACCTGAAAAGGACAAATCAGTGTATCATGAGCGGATATCTGATGTTCTCATGGATTTGCTTCTTGTCTTTCAGCCGGATTTCAGCATTATGGATTTGGGCGAGATAGTTGTAGGGCCAAGAGAAAACAGGGAAACTAGGCACTTGGGAGGTGTGGCTCTTAGTCTCGACATAGTTGGTTTGGATGCCTTTTGTGCTGGGTTATACGGTGTTGATCCTCTTGGTGTTGATTACCTCCTACGTGCCTATCATGAAGGCCTTGGTGAGGCGATGCTTGATAGAATACAGATTCTCGGAACTGAGCACCAAAAAGAGCAGTTGATGGAGACTTTTTCGAAGTTCTCATGA
- a CDS encoding HesA/MoeB/ThiF family protein — MTLSADERARYSRMLSLRDFDESKMQAIKDTQIAVVGAGGLGSNSLRLLTSLGFGRITIIDKDVVELSNIQRQNLYHTDDIGKPKASTAAKRLSELNPHVELEYKNTEIDSNNASKLLKDTDLVIDGLDSFAARRTLNVACFELGEPFVFAGAVGYYSNLSTFVPGKTCCFQCVMKGAEDRSENTVEEIGITPELLQLVTAIQVREAVLLVTSGKSKLMNKLMTIDLAALTFDTFDIAQDSNCRICS, encoded by the coding sequence ATGACTCTAAGTGCTGACGAACGAGCCAGATATTCAAGGATGCTCTCGCTGAGGGATTTTGATGAAAGTAAAATGCAAGCAATAAAAGACACACAAATTGCCGTGGTTGGGGCCGGAGGCTTGGGTTCCAACTCACTCAGATTGCTCACATCCTTGGGATTCGGACGTATTACTATAATCGACAAGGACGTTGTCGAACTGTCCAATATTCAAAGGCAGAATCTCTACCATACAGACGATATTGGCAAACCGAAGGCAAGTACTGCAGCAAAGCGGCTTTCGGAACTCAATCCTCATGTTGAACTGGAATATAAGAATACAGAAATCGATTCCAACAATGCATCAAAACTATTGAAAGATACAGACTTAGTTATCGACGGTCTGGATTCTTTTGCTGCACGAAGAACACTAAATGTAGCTTGTTTTGAATTAGGTGAACCATTTGTATTTGCCGGAGCTGTCGGATACTACAGCAATCTGTCAACTTTCGTGCCCGGAAAGACATGCTGCTTTCAGTGTGTGATGAAAGGAGCTGAAGATCGTTCGGAGAATACTGTAGAGGAGATTGGAATTACTCCCGAACTGCTTCAGCTGGTAACAGCAATCCAAGTACGGGAAGCGGTACTACTCGTCACATCCGGCAAATCTAAACTCATGAATAAGTTAATGACCATAGATTTGGCGGCTTTAACCTTCGATACATTTGATATCGCACAAGATTCCAACTGCAGAATCTGCTCATGA
- a CDS encoding DUF59 domain-containing protein translates to MTVTKQEVFEALEPVKDPEHPISIIDERMSIVKKEYIEVEDDVITVEFKPTVPYCPMGGLIGVLIRKRLEDVYPEKDIRVRLLPGSHSQESAVNEMVSNDEKYENVLEQMKSRGMT, encoded by the coding sequence GTGACTGTCACAAAGCAAGAAGTATTTGAGGCACTGGAACCGGTCAAGGATCCAGAGCACCCGATTTCCATAATAGACGAAAGAATGAGCATAGTCAAAAAAGAGTACATTGAAGTTGAAGATGACGTAATCACAGTTGAATTCAAACCAACTGTACCCTATTGCCCAATGGGCGGACTCATAGGCGTTCTTATTCGTAAAAGACTTGAAGACGTCTATCCCGAAAAAGACATCAGGGTTAGGCTTTTGCCTGGCTCCCATTCTCAAGAATCAGCAGTTAATGAAATGGTCAGTAATGATGAGAAGTATGAGAATGTCCTCGAACAGATGAAAAGTCGAGGAATGACTTAG